GCTTGTTTATAGTTCCAAATAATATTTCTGCATTGGTTAATTTAAATCTATGGATGAGATACGATTAATTGTCGAAACGCCAAGGTTGTACATCAGGGAGTTTAATATGGAAGACCTAATGGGATTGCATACGATTTGCAGTGATCAGGATTTGATGCGGTTTATAGGTGACGGCAAACCTTTGACCATTGAACAGGTCAAAGAATGGGTATTCGTCACTAAAAACAATTACAAAAGCAAGGGGTTTGGCAACTATGCGATTGTGTCTAAGCTGAACGATGAGCTGATTGGATATTGCGGACTTGTGTATTCAAAACATATCGATAAAATCGAATTGATCTACGCGTTGAAGAAGCAATACTGGAACCTGGGACTTGCAACCGAAGCCAGCGCTAAAATGCTTGAATTTGGACTGAATACTTTAAAGCTCCGCGAAATTTATGCGTCTATCGACCCGGAAAATAAAGCCTCCGGTAAGGTTCTGAGCAAACTGGGTTTTAGTTTTTTGTATCAGCAAGATGACGAGTTCGGGTATGCCACCCATTATTACAGGATCACACAGACTGATCTTTTTTAAAGTCTGCCCAAGACCATTCATATGATTTCATGAAGCAGACAGGCTGAAAAATCTTTCCACGGTCATTGTGATGGACAAAAAGCGCCTGGGCGGCAATTCCCGCTCGACCGCCGGAACCATTACGGATATCTATTCGCCTCTCCGCCTGCTGTTCTCACGCGTGGGACAACCTTCCGCTGGGAGTCGACTGCCTATTCGTTGAATGATCCGAGAGGAATGCGTCCGTTATGCGGGGGCAGTGAATTTGAGGCGCTTTTTGTGATCCCGCTGGGATCATATGTTTTGTAGTAACAAATTGCTTATCAAGTGGTTGTGTCCTGCGAAATCCTGTACTCACCTTGTCACTCAGCAAATTGTGGTGGTTGGCTTGCAATTGGTTCAAAAATAGAAAATTTATTAAACTCTTCCGCGTGAGACTTTAATGTGAATGGGCCGCCAGTTAGGAAAGGTTGATTTCTTATCAAAAAACTATACACTATAATCGAGACTTTCGTATTAACTCAGATTGATTTGCATCTATTTTTATGAATCCCTTTGCCTCTACGGCCCGCTCATCGTTTCCTGTGGCCCAAGTGTACGAACATACGTCGACTAAATGATCATTAATACAGTTACTACAAGTATAAATCATGGCATTGCTGTAACTACCAAAATTTACCGGGGCAAGCTTTGCCAGATAATACCCGCCTAAATAGTACTTCATTTGATGGTTTGTCATTCGAGCTTGCACATTTCTTGCTTCCTCATGGATTTGCTAAAAACACATCGGTAAGCATCGATTTATGTGGAAAAACAATCCTTTCCTGATTCTTCCAAAGGATAGGGATGAAGTTGGGTTCCTGGTATTCCCAACCGACAATATAGGTGTCGTCTCCTGCAACTGCGATCGCCACCGTAAATGCATCGTAGATACCGTCGGTGAGATAGCCAGGCACGCCGTTCTTCCAACACGTAGCGATGTCTTTGGCCCCCTTGTTGTCATAGCCCGAACAGTAGACATCTGAACCCGAAACAGCGATTGCCCGGGCCTGAGAAATGTGCCTTCCGTCCGGGAGCGCTTTCGATTCTCCATTTTTCCAATATCTGGCTGCAAATGTTCCGGCGACATCTTGAAAGCCAGCCAGGTAAACATCCCCGCCGGAAACGGCGAGTTCCACTCCATAGGATTCGTTGCTATCGATATTCAGCGGAAGTGGAACGCCGTTTTTCCACACCATGGCACGGCTATTCGTGCCGGTAAACTCACTGCCTGATATATACACATCGTTGTCTACGACAGATATGGAAGAAGTGGAAGATTT
This Dyadobacter sp. UC 10 DNA region includes the following protein-coding sequences:
- a CDS encoding GNAT family N-acetyltransferase translates to MDEIRLIVETPRLYIREFNMEDLMGLHTICSDQDLMRFIGDGKPLTIEQVKEWVFVTKNNYKSKGFGNYAIVSKLNDELIGYCGLVYSKHIDKIELIYALKKQYWNLGLATEASAKMLEFGLNTLKLREIYASIDPENKASGKVLSKLGFSFLYQQDDEFGYATHYYRITQTDLF